One stretch of Zingiber officinale cultivar Zhangliang chromosome 6B, Zo_v1.1, whole genome shotgun sequence DNA includes these proteins:
- the LOC121989842 gene encoding coatomer subunit gamma-2-like, producing MAQPFVKKDDDHDEEEEYSPFHGIEKGAVLQEARVFHDPQLDARKCSQVITKLLYLLNQGETFTKVEATGVFFAVTKLFQSKDTVLRRMVYLMIKELSPSADEVIIVTSSLMKDMNSKTDMYRANAIRVLCRITDSTLLAQIERYLKQAIVDKNPVVSSAALVSAVHLLQTNPEIVKRWSNEVQEAVQSRAALVQFHALALLHQIRQNDRLAVTKLVTSLTKGSVRSPLAQCLLMRYTSQVIRESNANTQGERPFFDYLESSLRHKAEMVVFEAARAITELSGVTSRELTPAITVLQLFLSSSKPVLRFAAIRTLNKVANTHPLAVTNCNIDMESLISDQNRSIATLAITTLLKTGNESSVDRLMKQITNFMSDIADEFKIVVVEAIRSLCLKFPLKYRSLMNFLSNILREEGGFDYKKAIVDSIVILIRDIPEAKEIGLFHLCEFIEDCEFTYLSAQILHFLGNEGPKTSDPSRYIRYIYNRVILENATVRACAVSTLAKFGAMVDSLKPRIFVLLRRCLFDSDDEVRDRATLYLNTLGSDPSAETDQEVKEFLFGPLDVPLVNLETSLRNYVASEVPFDFVCVPKEIKSQPLAEKKAPGKKPAGLGAAPTAPTSAIDEYEKLLSSIPEFASFGKLFKSSAPVELTEAETEYSVNVVKHIFDSHVVFQYNCTNTITEQLLEMVTVFVDASEAEEFSEVATKPLRSLPYDLPGQTFVAFEKPEGVPATGKFSNLLKFVVKEVDPATGEAEEEGVEDEYQLEDLEIVAADYMLKVGVSNFKNAWESLDPDNERIDEYGLGVKESLTETVKAVIDILGMQPCEGTDVVPSNSRSHTCLLSGIFLGNVKVLVRVSFGIDGSKQVAMKLAVRSEDLEISEKIHEIVSEG from the exons ATGGCTCAGCCCTTCGTCAAAAAGGACGACGACCACGACGAGGAAG AGGAATACTCTCCCTTTCATGGTATTGAGAAAGGGGCTGTCCTACAAGAGGCGAGAGTTTTCCACGATCCCCAACTCGATGCCAGAAAATGTTCTCAG GTGATCACTAAGCTACTGTATTTGCTTAATCAAGGAGAGACATTTACAAAG GTTGAGGCAACAGGTGTCTTTTTTGCTGTTACAAAACTATTTCAGTCTAAGGATACTGTGCTTAGGAGGATGGTGTATTTGATGATTAAGGAACTCTCTCCATCTGCAGATGAG GTTATTATTGTCACAAGCTCTTTGATGAAGGATATGAATAGTAAGACTGATATGTATAGAGCCAATGCCATTCGAGTCCTTTGTAGAATTACTGATAGCACTCTTCTTGCTCAAATTGAGAGATACTTAAAGCAAGCTATTGTTGACAAAAACCCTGTTGTTTCTAGTGCGGCTCTTGTTAGTGCAGTTCACTTGCTTCAG ACAAACCCAGAAATTGTAAAGAGATGGAGCAATGAGGTGCAAGAAGCTGTTCAATCAAGAGCTGCTCTTGTGCAATTTCATGCACTTGCACTTCTACACCAG ATTAGACAAAATGATCGCCTCGCTGTCACAAAGCTTGTTACTAGTTTGACTAAAGGATCAGTGCGTTCACCTTTAGCTCAGTGCCTATTGATGAGATACACTAGCCAG GTAATTCGAGAGTCAAATGCTAACACACAAGGAGAGCGCCCATTTTTTGACTACCTTGAATCTAGTCTGCGGCACAAAGCTGAGATGGTTGTCTTTGAGGCTGCAAGAGCAATAACAGAATTGAGTGGTGTCACTAGTCGAGAGTTGACCCCTGCAATCACTGTATTGCAGTTGTTTTTGAGTTCATCAAAACCTGTTCTTAGATTTGCAGCTATTAGAACACTAAATAAG GTTGCTAATACTCATCCTCTAGCAGTTACAAATTGCAACATTGATATGGAGAGCCTAATTTCAGACCAAAACAGGAGCATTGCTACCCTTGCTATAACTACACTTCTAAAAACTGGAAATGAATCAAGTGTAGATCGCCTGATGAAACAAATAACAAATTTCATGTCAGATATTGCAGATGAGTTCAAGATTGTTGTTGTAGAAGCTATAAGATCTTTGTGCTTGAAATTCCCCCTTAAATACCGTTCTCT GATGAATTTCTTAAGCAACATTCTTCGGGAAGAAGGGGGCTTTGACTACAAGAAAGCAATTGTTGATTCAATAGTCATCCTTATCAGAGATATACCTGAAGCAAAAGAAATCGGCTTATTCCACCTATGTGAATTCATCGAGGACTGTGAATTTACATATCTGTCTGCTCAG ATTCTTCACTTTCTTGGAAATGAAGGCCCAAAGACTTCAGATCCTAGTAGATATATTCGCTATATCTATAACCGTGTGATACTTGAAAATGCAACTGTCCGAGCCTGTGCTGTGAGCACCTTGGCAAAGTTTGGTGCTATGGTAGATTCACTAAAG CCTCGTATATTTGTTCTATTGCGACGGTGCCTATTTgatagtgatgatgag GTCAGGGACAGAGCTACACTTTATCTTAACACACTAGGAAGTGATCCTTCCGCTGAAACTGATCAGGAAGTAAAGGAATTCTTATTCGGTCCCCTGGATGTGCCACTTGTCAACTTAGAAACTAGCTTGCGTAATTAT GTGGCATCAGAAGTACCCTTTGATTTTGTTTGTGTTCCCAAGGAGATAAAATCACAACCTCTTGCTGAGAAAAAAGCTCCTGGTAAAAAGCCTGCTGGCTTAGGGGCTGCTCCCACTGCTCCCACTTCTGCCATTGATGAATATGAAAAATTGCTTTCATCCATCCCCGAGTTTGCCAGCTTTGGAAAACTTTTCAAG TCATCTGCACCTGTGGAGTTGACCGAAGCGGAGACTGAATATTCTGTTAATGTGGTGAAGCACATCTTTGATAGTCATGTGGTATTCCAATACAACTGCACAAATACCATTACTGAACAATTGCTCGAGATG GTTACTGTTTTTGTTGATGCATCTGAAGCAGAGGAATTTTCAGAAGTTGCAACAAAGCCACTACGATCCTTACCGTATGATTTGCCAGGACAGACTTTTGTCGCTTTTGAAAAGCCAGAAGGTGTTCCTGCTACGGGAAAGTTCTCAAATCTCCTGAAGTTTGTGGTTAAGGAG GTGGATCCAGCTACAGGTGAGGCAGAGGAAGAAGGTGTTGAAGATGAGTACCAGCTCGAAGATCTTGAAATTGTCGCAGCTGATTACATGCTGAAGGTGGGAGTCTCCAACTTCAAAAATGCTTGGGAAAGTTTGGACCCTGACAACGAGCGCATTGATGAGTATGGCCTAGGTGTGAAAGAGAGCTTGACAGAAACCGTCAAGGCAGTTATAGATATTCTCGGCATGCAACCTTGTGAG GGAACCGATGTTGTTCCGAGCAACTCAAGGTCACACACATGCTTGCTCTCAGGGATTTTCCTTGGCAATGTGAAGGTGCTTGTTAGAGTGTCGTTTGGCATTGATGGGTCCAAGCAGGTTGCAATGAAGCTGGCAGTTAGATCTGAAGATCTAGAGATCAGCGAAAAGATTCATGAAATTGTTTCTGAGGGTTGA
- the LOC121989841 gene encoding AP-3 complex subunit sigma-like isoform X1: MIRAVIVMNTQGKPRLLKFYDFQPPEKQKELIRSVFAVLSGRPDNVSNFVEADAIFGPGTRLVYKHLATLYFIFVFDNSENELAMLDLIQVFVETMDRCFKNVCELDIVFNFNKMHAIVDEIIFGGQVLETSSEQVMKAVEEISRLEKSSNSISFVPKAVSGRFGR, from the exons ATGATTCGCGCGGTGATCGTGATGAACACCCAGGGAAAACCTCGCCTCCTCAAGTTCTACGATTTCCAG CCACCGGAGAAACAGAAGGAGCTCATCCGCAGCGTCTTCGCAG TTCTATCTGGAAGACCGGACAATGTCAGCAATTTCGTCGAAGCAGATGCAATCTTCGGCCCA GGTACAAGGTTGGTCTACAAGCACCTTGCAACGCTTTATTTCATTTTCGTGTTTGACAATAGTGAAAATGAACTTGCTATGCTCGACCTCATTCAAG TCTTTGTGGAGACAATGGATAGATGCTTCAAGAATGTCTGTGAGCTTGATATAGTGTTTAACTTCAACAAG ATGCATGCCATTGTTGATGAAATCATATTTGGAGGGCAGGTGCTGGAAACTAGTTCTGAGCAAGTGATGAAGGCTGTCGAGGAGATTTCTAG ACTTGAAAAATCTTCCAACTCAATCAGCTTTGTGCCTAAGGCTGTATCGGGAAGGTTTGGCCGCTAA
- the LOC121989841 gene encoding AP-3 complex subunit sigma-like isoform X2, whose protein sequence is MFTMDWRAREQNTSFLGEILVVPEKGTRLVYKHLATLYFIFVFDNSENELAMLDLIQVFVETMDRCFKNVCELDIVFNFNKMHAIVDEIIFGGQVLETSSEQVMKAVEEISRLEKSSNSISFVPKAVSGRFGR, encoded by the exons ATGTTCACGATGGATTGGAGAGCTCGAGAGCAAAATACATCGTTTCTTGGAGAGATATTAGTAGTTCCTGAAAAG GGTACAAGGTTGGTCTACAAGCACCTTGCAACGCTTTATTTCATTTTCGTGTTTGACAATAGTGAAAATGAACTTGCTATGCTCGACCTCATTCAAG TCTTTGTGGAGACAATGGATAGATGCTTCAAGAATGTCTGTGAGCTTGATATAGTGTTTAACTTCAACAAG ATGCATGCCATTGTTGATGAAATCATATTTGGAGGGCAGGTGCTGGAAACTAGTTCTGAGCAAGTGATGAAGGCTGTCGAGGAGATTTCTAG ACTTGAAAAATCTTCCAACTCAATCAGCTTTGTGCCTAAGGCTGTATCGGGAAGGTTTGGCCGCTAA